Proteins from a single region of Flavobacterium sp. YJ01:
- a CDS encoding MBL fold metallo-hydrolase, translating to MKIIALQEGNYVANAQKEFKLLTKETSDSGLKMAIQPFVVITDNDVILLDFGLGFVNNEIPFIHEMLQKNNISPNQITKVLVSHLHKDHIEGIGYFENGNFVQNFPNAKIYIQEREIDFALEQINNPSYVFELLNQLKKLPNVELLNSDSGNITNEIFYEVSAGHTKFHQVFWIKADDEIVFYGADDLPQKIYWSMHVAYKTDFDGKRARESRKKWEQQAKDENWKVLFYHDMKIPVLELFEEKMEEARI from the coding sequence ATGAAAATCATAGCTTTACAAGAAGGAAATTACGTTGCAAATGCTCAAAAAGAATTTAAACTTTTAACTAAAGAAACATCAGATTCAGGTTTGAAAATGGCAATTCAGCCTTTTGTGGTTATCACTGATAATGATGTTATTTTATTAGATTTTGGTTTAGGATTTGTAAATAACGAAATTCCGTTTATTCATGAAATGCTTCAAAAGAATAATATTAGTCCGAATCAAATAACAAAAGTTTTGGTTTCGCATCTGCATAAAGATCATATAGAAGGAATTGGTTATTTTGAGAACGGCAATTTTGTTCAAAATTTTCCGAATGCGAAGATTTATATTCAGGAACGAGAGATAGATTTTGCTTTAGAACAAATTAATAATCCGTCGTATGTTTTTGAGTTATTAAATCAATTGAAAAAACTTCCTAATGTTGAGTTACTAAATTCAGATAGTGGAAATATAACCAATGAAATTTTCTACGAAGTTTCGGCAGGACATACAAAATTTCATCAAGTTTTCTGGATAAAAGCCGATGATGAAATTGTTTTTTATGGAGCAGACGATTTGCCTCAAAAAATCTATTGGTCAATGCATGTTGCTTACAAGACTGATTTTGACGGAAAACGAGCAAGAGAATCACGCAAAAAATGGGAACAGCAAGCAAAAGACGAAAATTGGAAAGTACTTTTTTATCACGATATGAAAATACCAGTTTTAGAATTATTTGAAGAGAAAATGGAAGAGGCGAGAATATAG
- a CDS encoding SusC/RagA family TonB-linked outer membrane protein gives MKKLLNKIRFDKPFLKFDLKMKLTTLFLLTALSVMHAGTSYSQKNKISFNVSNMTVAKVIERLEYTTDYRFVYNVRSVDLNRVIDVNASETSIDVILNKIFNNTSTDFKVSGNHIILMPKKLAADKTAEVKKPEADFIVKGRVTDAKGMPLVGAAVADNGSGRGVNTDFNGEYQIIAVSSETTLAFSYLGYVRQEIKVDGRSVINVVLKEDVQELEGVVLKTGYQDITAEKATGSFSSLKATDFKEQRLSGLDKILEGRIVGYQDGKIRGTTSMAAGSAVPLYVIDGFPVENTRLTPYASIEENLPSLNLEDIETITVLKDAAASSIYGARAANGVIVITTKKAKAGKTNISFSSNLTVTPYRNYTANLTDSGDIIDLERGWAAGNPNLKTANSATYAQSLLNNAAFTSLGMQTILNGYAGKTSMAEMNSRLDALGAQGYKYYDDIAKYAKRDQYFLQHNLSLGKATETNTFNASLTYKSNQLEDINTENETVGLNLKNSTQINSWLSLDLGSYTSFGKGDTQSYFASAPGFKYQPYNQLVNNDGTNFVSTAASRYNNFTLQSMQTYGLYNMDITPMDELGRNGIENKNFLNRTYAKFNVKFSKAFTYNAMFQYEFASDRASQLYGRDSYYVRNKVNGLVTIANNKAVYNLPYGDIIKETNQFSNAYNFRQQLNFNQTFAEKHDFSAIAGMEIRHSKQEYSDNTRYGYDAQALSFTNINQADLLKVYGAVFGGYMSQNEFALEKELQNRYVSVYSTGGYTYDRRYTLSGSVRWDRSNLWGTDSKYQNKPIWSVGAGWNINNESFFNVDWVDALKLRGSYGIGGNIAKDTAPYLTAFYSANPNVGGTQGSVGRRPNPELSWEKTTTTNIGLDFSFFKSRLSGTLDLYNKKGQDLLASSQGIPTEGFGYSTYTLNNGEMTNKGIEVSLRGTLVKTPSFSWDASVLYAYNKNVVDYVNVKAPVYYLQLDYPMSFPRVGTSFNSIYGYKWAGLSNTGVPQVYDASGTAVKYNPGQIDAIKDFGSTVPTHSGSFHTSANYKNFSLSALFIYELGHKVRNTFLPMLANNYNGAIGGYVTDITVVNNHIADRWKQPGDEAFTNVPRVVYEYESEFNSESRTIYSYADINILDASNVRLSNVSLAYQMPSAIIKKVKLDGVRFNLNAENVYTFAKSRDAKYMLGGFTSPSFVLGVNVNF, from the coding sequence ATGAAAAAACTCTTGAACAAAATCAGGTTTGATAAGCCTTTTTTGAAATTTGATTTGAAAATGAAATTGACCACATTATTTCTCCTAACCGCCTTAAGCGTAATGCATGCCGGAACTAGTTATTCTCAAAAAAATAAGATTTCTTTTAATGTCAGTAATATGACTGTTGCAAAAGTTATCGAAAGACTAGAGTATACTACAGATTATAGATTTGTTTACAATGTAAGATCTGTCGATTTAAATAGAGTAATCGACGTAAATGCAAGTGAAACTTCGATTGACGTAATTTTGAATAAAATTTTTAATAATACCAGTACCGATTTTAAAGTGTCTGGAAACCATATTATTTTGATGCCAAAAAAACTTGCAGCTGACAAAACAGCTGAAGTTAAAAAACCTGAGGCAGATTTTATTGTAAAAGGTAGAGTTACAGATGCAAAAGGAATGCCTTTAGTAGGTGCAGCCGTTGCAGATAATGGTTCTGGAAGAGGTGTAAACACTGATTTTAACGGAGAATATCAAATTATTGCAGTAAGCAGCGAAACGACTTTAGCATTTTCTTATTTAGGATATGTTAGACAAGAAATAAAAGTTGATGGCAGAAGTGTTATCAATGTTGTTTTAAAAGAAGACGTACAGGAATTAGAAGGTGTAGTTTTAAAAACAGGTTATCAAGATATTACTGCAGAAAAAGCAACAGGATCTTTCTCTAGTTTGAAAGCAACAGATTTTAAAGAACAACGTCTAAGTGGTTTAGATAAAATTTTGGAAGGACGTATTGTTGGATATCAGGATGGAAAAATCCGTGGAACGACTTCTATGGCAGCTGGTTCAGCAGTACCTTTGTATGTTATTGATGGTTTTCCTGTTGAAAATACAAGATTAACTCCTTACGCTTCTATAGAAGAAAATCTTCCGAGTCTTAACTTAGAAGATATTGAGACAATTACAGTTTTAAAAGATGCGGCAGCTTCTTCTATTTACGGTGCACGTGCTGCTAACGGAGTTATAGTAATTACTACTAAAAAAGCAAAAGCAGGAAAAACTAATATTTCGTTTTCAAGCAACTTGACAGTTACTCCTTATAGAAATTATACAGCAAACCTTACTGACTCTGGAGATATTATTGATTTAGAAAGAGGATGGGCAGCTGGAAATCCTAATTTAAAAACGGCAAATTCGGCTACTTATGCGCAATCATTGCTAAATAATGCAGCATTTACAAGTTTAGGAATGCAGACTATTTTGAATGGTTATGCCGGAAAAACTTCAATGGCAGAAATGAACAGCCGTTTGGATGCACTTGGTGCTCAAGGTTACAAATACTATGATGATATTGCCAAATATGCAAAACGTGATCAATATTTTCTACAGCACAATCTAAGTTTAGGAAAAGCAACAGAAACGAATACGTTCAATGCTTCTTTAACTTACAAAAGCAATCAGCTGGAAGATATCAATACTGAAAATGAAACAGTTGGTCTTAATTTGAAAAACTCAACACAAATTAACAGCTGGCTGTCTTTGGATTTAGGAAGTTACACTAGTTTTGGAAAAGGGGATACGCAGAGTTATTTTGCTTCAGCACCTGGATTTAAATATCAGCCATACAATCAATTGGTAAACAACGACGGAACAAATTTTGTTTCTACAGCTGCATCTCGTTATAATAATTTTACACTTCAGTCGATGCAGACTTATGGTCTTTACAACATGGACATTACTCCGATGGATGAGTTGGGAAGAAATGGTATCGAAAATAAAAATTTCTTGAACAGAACATACGCTAAATTTAATGTGAAATTCAGTAAAGCATTTACATACAATGCCATGTTCCAATACGAATTTGCTTCAGATCGTGCAAGTCAGTTATATGGTAGAGATTCTTATTATGTAAGAAACAAAGTAAATGGTCTGGTTACAATTGCTAACAACAAAGCAGTTTATAATTTGCCTTACGGAGATATTATAAAAGAAACGAATCAGTTTTCTAATGCTTATAATTTCCGTCAGCAGTTAAACTTCAATCAGACTTTTGCTGAAAAGCATGATTTTTCTGCTATAGCAGGTATGGAAATTCGTCATTCAAAACAAGAGTATAGTGATAACACTCGTTATGGTTATGATGCACAAGCTTTATCGTTTACAAATATTAATCAAGCCGATTTATTAAAAGTATATGGAGCTGTTTTCGGAGGTTATATGTCACAAAACGAATTTGCATTAGAAAAAGAATTGCAGAACCGTTATGTTTCAGTTTACTCAACAGGAGGATATACTTACGATAGAAGATATACGCTTTCTGGAAGTGTACGTTGGGATCGTTCTAATCTTTGGGGAACAGACAGTAAATATCAAAACAAACCTATTTGGTCTGTTGGTGCGGGCTGGAATATTAACAATGAATCATTTTTTAATGTTGATTGGGTAGATGCGCTTAAACTTCGCGGTTCTTATGGTATTGGAGGAAATATTGCAAAAGATACTGCGCCATATTTAACTGCTTTTTACAGTGCTAATCCAAATGTTGGAGGAACGCAGGGAAGTGTTGGCAGACGACCAAATCCTGAATTATCTTGGGAAAAAACAACTACAACAAACATTGGTTTAGACTTTTCATTCTTTAAAAGTAGATTAAGCGGAACCTTAGATTTATATAATAAAAAAGGTCAGGATTTGTTAGCTAGCAGCCAAGGAATTCCAACAGAAGGATTTGGATATTCAACCTATACACTTAATAACGGAGAAATGACCAATAAAGGTATCGAAGTTAGTTTAAGAGGAACATTGGTAAAAACACCTTCATTTTCTTGGGATGCTTCTGTTTTGTATGCCTATAATAAAAACGTAGTTGATTATGTAAATGTAAAAGCTCCGGTATATTATCTTCAATTAGATTATCCTATGTCATTTCCAAGAGTTGGAACAAGTTTTAACTCTATTTATGGATACAAATGGGCTGGGTTAAGTAATACAGGAGTTCCTCAAGTTTATGATGCTTCGGGAACAGCAGTAAAATACAATCCAGGACAGATAGATGCTATTAAAGATTTTGGATCGACAGTTCCTACACACAGCGGTTCTTTCCATACTTCTGCTAATTATAAAAACTTCTCCCTTTCTGCTCTTTTCATTTATGAGTTAGGACATAAAGTAAGAAACACATTCCTTCCAATGTTGGCTAACAATTACAATGGAGCAATTGGAGGTTATGTAACAGATATTACAGTAGTAAACAATCATATTGCAGATCGTTGGAAACAGCCAGGAGACGAGGCTTTTACAAATGTTCCTAGAGTTGTATATGAGTACGAATCAGAATTTAATTCAGAATCCCGTACTATTTATTCGTATGCAGATATTAATATTTTGGATGCTTCAAATGTAAGATTAAGTAATGTTTCATTGGCGTATCAAATGCCAAGTGCCATTATTAAGAAAGTAAAATTAGACGGAGTACGTTTTAATTTAAACGCAGAAAACGTATATACTTTTGCTAAAAGCAGAGATGCTAAGTATATGTTAGGCGGTTTCACCTCTCCAAGTTTTGTTTTGGGAGTAAATGTTAATTTCTAA
- a CDS encoding FecR family protein gives MTAKKSERLIVKFITNQASKDEIEQLTEWLKQDENQIVFKDFVKTNYAIDTALNTFDSTEVRKQLSERIQKENNVFTKRRFSSYYKYAAILIVALGGFYLYKNSGTEQVKQNVIIPRVDEIVLQLGNGSSETIDTSEEKNVTDKDGNIIGKQEKDRLVYTKAFAEGELVYNTLKIPYGKKFEVQLSDGTVVHLNSGTSLRYPVQFGKNKNRQVYLTGEAYFEVSKDKAHPFNVNAQEVNVEVLGTKFNVDSYTNNTSTDVVLVEGKVSLYKQQKTNQVYLTPGLKGSNLKGENAIKTEQVNPDYYTAWVKGSLVFKNASFAEIIKKLERQYNVTFINKNKTLGKEIFNARFDNEPIEVVLKYFSDSYKIDYQIERDEITIR, from the coding sequence ATGACAGCGAAAAAATCAGAGCGATTAATCGTGAAATTTATCACAAATCAGGCTTCTAAAGACGAAATTGAGCAACTGACAGAGTGGTTAAAACAAGACGAAAATCAAATTGTGTTTAAGGATTTTGTAAAAACCAATTACGCAATCGATACGGCCTTGAATACTTTTGATTCTACAGAAGTTAGAAAACAGCTTTCTGAGAGAATTCAAAAAGAAAATAATGTTTTTACAAAAAGAAGATTTTCATCTTACTATAAATATGCAGCGATTTTAATTGTTGCTTTAGGCGGATTTTATTTGTATAAAAATTCTGGTACAGAACAAGTTAAACAAAATGTTATTATTCCGCGAGTAGACGAAATTGTTTTACAATTAGGTAACGGATCTTCTGAAACAATTGATACTTCTGAAGAAAAAAATGTGACCGATAAAGATGGAAATATTATAGGAAAACAAGAAAAAGATAGATTGGTTTATACAAAAGCTTTTGCAGAAGGAGAATTGGTTTATAATACTTTGAAAATTCCTTACGGGAAAAAATTCGAAGTTCAATTATCTGACGGAACGGTGGTGCATTTAAATTCGGGAACATCTTTGCGTTATCCAGTACAATTTGGCAAAAACAAAAATAGACAGGTTTATTTAACGGGCGAGGCTTATTTTGAAGTAAGTAAAGATAAAGCGCATCCGTTTAATGTAAATGCACAAGAGGTTAATGTTGAGGTTTTAGGAACTAAATTCAATGTTGATTCGTATACTAATAATACAAGTACAGATGTTGTTTTGGTTGAAGGTAAAGTTTCACTTTATAAACAGCAAAAAACAAATCAAGTATATCTGACTCCAGGCTTAAAAGGTTCTAATTTAAAAGGTGAAAATGCAATTAAGACAGAGCAAGTAAACCCTGATTATTACACGGCTTGGGTAAAAGGAAGTTTAGTTTTTAAAAATGCTTCTTTTGCTGAGATTATCAAAAAACTAGAGCGTCAATATAATGTGACTTTCATTAATAAAAATAAAACTTTAGGAAAAGAGATTTTTAATGCCCGTTTTGATAACGAACCAATTGAAGTGGTTTTGAAATATTTTAGTGATAGTTATAAAATTGATTATCAAATAGAAAGAGATGAAATTACAATCAGATAA
- a CDS encoding LysR substrate-binding domain-containing protein, which translates to MELRQLKYFLKAKELLNFTEAASALYISQSTLSQQIKQLEDELQVPLFNRIGKRITLTEAGNLFAVYAQQSVNKASDGFQFIKDLNNLETGKIAIGVTYALRHVVTKALILFSSEYPKIQFEIVFGTSQELIQKLNHFELDVILTFEEIASEEHFKYRELFTSPMALVISAETSFTNKKSISLSEVSSLPLALPSSGFSTTQFINKAFKKDNLNPKVTIEINDIPTLLELIKTGKWHTILTKTTIENEKDLHAIPIKGQNMTRTAMLISLKEVYEKKAVKAFLNMLMENLK; encoded by the coding sequence ATGGAACTTCGACAGCTTAAATATTTTCTCAAAGCAAAAGAATTACTAAACTTTACAGAAGCTGCCTCCGCACTTTATATTAGCCAAAGCACACTATCACAACAAATTAAACAGTTGGAAGACGAATTACAAGTTCCTCTCTTTAATAGAATCGGAAAAAGAATTACACTAACCGAAGCTGGAAATTTATTTGCCGTTTACGCGCAGCAATCGGTAAATAAAGCTTCAGATGGATTTCAATTTATTAAAGACCTGAATAATCTTGAAACTGGAAAAATTGCTATCGGTGTAACTTATGCATTGCGCCACGTGGTTACTAAAGCGCTGATTTTATTTAGTTCAGAATATCCTAAAATTCAATTTGAAATTGTTTTTGGAACTTCTCAGGAATTAATCCAGAAACTGAATCATTTTGAGCTCGATGTAATTCTGACTTTTGAAGAAATCGCTTCAGAGGAACATTTCAAATACAGAGAATTATTTACGTCTCCAATGGCTTTGGTTATCTCAGCTGAAACTTCATTCACCAATAAAAAAAGCATTTCTTTGAGTGAAGTGAGTTCGTTGCCTCTCGCGCTTCCTTCTAGCGGTTTTAGCACAACACAATTTATAAATAAAGCTTTTAAAAAGGATAATCTCAATCCGAAAGTTACGATTGAAATCAATGATATTCCAACTTTATTAGAATTAATTAAAACAGGAAAATGGCACACAATCTTGACCAAAACAACAATTGAAAACGAAAAAGATTTACATGCGATTCCAATAAAAGGGCAAAATATGACACGAACTGCAATGCTTATTTCCTTGAAAGAAGTGTATGAGAAAAAAGCAGTTAAAGCCTTTTTGAATATGTTGATGGAGAATTTGAAGTGA
- a CDS encoding RNA polymerase sigma-70 factor has product MKIDDYSDNTTLIESLKNGDETAYTYLIDTYHHKLCVYANSLVKNVYSAEDIVQNVFIKVWEQRTRLKTDHSLKSFLYKLVYNEFIDLYRKNQSLFSLEKSYYDALNGIVQEDDSEAFQRVLNAVNKEIQNLPPKCKEVFILSKKEGLTNIEIAEHLDVSIKTVEAQITKAFSILRSSLEEKVKSVLFLLFGAKKKFRLNN; this is encoded by the coding sequence ATGAAGATTGATGATTACAGCGATAATACCACATTAATTGAATCTCTAAAAAATGGAGATGAAACCGCTTACACCTATCTCATCGATACTTATCATCATAAACTTTGTGTTTATGCTAACAGTCTGGTAAAGAATGTTTACAGCGCAGAAGATATTGTTCAGAACGTTTTTATTAAAGTTTGGGAACAGCGCACGAGATTAAAAACAGATCATTCGTTAAAAAGTTTTCTTTATAAATTGGTTTACAATGAGTTTATCGATTTATATCGAAAGAATCAATCTTTGTTTTCTCTAGAAAAATCATATTACGATGCATTAAACGGAATTGTTCAGGAAGATGATTCTGAAGCTTTTCAACGTGTTTTAAATGCTGTCAACAAAGAAATTCAAAACCTGCCTCCAAAGTGCAAAGAGGTTTTTATTCTAAGTAAAAAAGAAGGATTGACCAATATCGAAATTGCAGAACATTTGGATGTTTCTATCAAAACTGTTGAAGCACAAATTACTAAGGCTTTTTCTATTCTACGCAGTTCTTTAGAAGAAAAAGTAAAAAGTGTTTTGTTTTTATTGTTTGGTGCAAAAAAAAAATTCAGACTAAATAATTAA